aattttcTCTACTCAATACAATGGCCGCCTCCCGCGCCGCAAGTTCATCCAGAAGGAGCGGCCTTATGCTGGGATCATACTGCTGCTACCGCCCGATTCCCATCATAGACTTACCGCGGATCGCAGGGAGGGACGGAGCGCGCGGATGGCGGAAATGCGCCGGTGAGCGCTGAGACATTTCAACAAACAGCTGGCGTACATGGCGCACTGTTCCCAGGAGGGGAGAGAGGCGGCAGAGAGGAATAGAAGATTTGTTTACCTGGAGACGGCGGGGGCCGTGGCGGGGCAAGAGCAGCGATCGGAGCGGCAGCGGCGGTGCCAGCGAAGAAGAAAGCGGCCGGAGCCCAGAGCAGGAGAGGAGGGAGCGGCGGGCGGTTTAGCGAGGCNNNNNNNNNNNNNNNNNNNNNNNNNNNNNNNNNNNNNNNNNNNNNNNNNNNNNNNNNNNNNNNNNNNNNNNNNNNNNNNNNNNNNNNNNNNNNNNNNNNNNNNNNNNNNNNNNNNNNNNNNNNNNNNNNNNNNNNNNNNNNNNNNNNNNNNNNNNNNNNNNNNNNNNNNNNNNNNNNNNNNNNNNNNNNNNNNNNNNNNNNNNNNNNNNNNNNNNNNNNNNNNNNNNNNNNNNNNNNNNNNNNNNNNNNNNNNNNNNNNNNNNNNNNNNNNNNNNNNNNNNNNNGAGCGTAAGTGTCTCCTCTCAAGTTAGTAGAAAGTACTCCCTTCATCCATAATGTACATTATGGAACAGAGAAAGTACTTTGTATAAACTTTGtctaaataagtgtctcaactaatTTTAGTATGAAGTAAGAGACACTTATTTGGGGAGGAGAGAATACTATTTTCTCTGTTTCTAAATATTagactttttagagatttcagtatATAGACGCATTCTatatgtagattcattcattttgctttcaTACGAGTCTATATTGGAATATTTAGAAAGACTTAATATtagaatctttaaaaagacttatattcagGATGGCTCAATGAATAGTGCATCGCATCTTTAAATCAGGCTAGATTCCATATATGTTTTAGCCCAAACATCTGGATTGTATTGAAGTACGGGAGTTCTCAAAAGGAACAAGGATCGCACACGTCGAATCCTCGACATGATTCTTACATCTACCCAGAAAATCAAACAATCTTTCGTGTGGTTTATCAGTAGATCCATTTCCTCTCTGTGACATGTGTTGTATATGTATCATCTTATACCCATACAATTACAACAATGCCTCTTAATAAAAAGCAAGCAAATGCAGCCCAAGCATGACTGGAGGCTTCACATAGACAACTCATAGTTCCGCGCATCAAGCCAACAGGTTCCTGGTATCACAGTTACACAACAGCTGCCAAACAGATAGATCATCTTCACGGGGCACCGGCAGCGTCCTCAGACGACTTCTTGTACTCGGGCTTGAGCTCGTGCGTGCCCTGGTTTGGCCCTCGTTTGTTGTACATACAGAGGTCGTTCAATATCTCCTTGAGGAATTGCTGCATTGAGCCAAGCACAAACAGATGCGTAAATAAGTGTGTCACTGAGAAACGGACAAATTGCAGATCTGTAGTCGAAACCACTTCATATTAGCAGGACAGATTTTTATTttcccctgctaatgatgccagggATAAGCTTAGGAGGTACCTCTGGCTGGTCAGTCTCTTGCACTAGAGCCTTCAGTGCCCAGTTAGGCTGCTTTTCGAAAAGCTTGAAGATAATGTTTTCCAGTTCCCGGCGATCCCTACGTGTCCTTTTGACATCGGATGGTTTGGTTGGCGTTGGCTTCCTCTTCTCCTGCACAGCACAAAATTAAATATGTCATGACAAGTTATAATTGCCAAATTAAATACGATGGGCAACAAAAATGGATGTACGGATCTAAAGTGGAAGAAAAACTCCACTTTAATATAAGATCGTTTTACAAGCTAATATAACACGAAAATGTATGGATGTATGGATGTATAGATAACACGAAAATGGGTGTATGTTCtaccccctccgtcccataatataagatcgttttacAAGCTAAAACAGCTTGCAAAACGATctaatattatgggatggagggagtacaaaacttAACTTTGGATCTATGTTCAGGAAACATTGCATGACATATTAAAACCCCCTCGATGTATTAACAAATGCAGTGTTCAAGAAAGCGTTTTTTAAGCGATGGCAAATCGCTTCACTTTGCCCTAAGCGGGTATATTaagcatttttttatttggccagaAATTGGCTGTTTTTGAACTACTTATGCTTGTCTGCTTGCGCAATAATGGCAatataccatttatcttatcattagGCTCTGTTCGGGAACTATTTCCTTCATATTCTAGCAAAATTCTGACCACATAATCTCTATTAGGTTATGTCTATTTGAACTGATCTGCATTTGAGTTGTTATTTTGCTTGCTATGTGAACCTGTTGTGTATTTGCTATGGTGTGAACTgtattttagatactatttcaattaCCGATGTGCCATGTTTCCTATTTTCCTGTGTATATTATTCAAACTGTCAAATTCTAGCCAAATTCAACAAAAGCTTAAGCGCCCATTGCTCTAAGCTGTGGCCTTCCGCTTCGCTTACGCTTTCCACTTTTTTGAACATTGAACAACTGTTGACATATATATATCAATATGGACGAAAGCACAATGGATGATCCTCAAATGGCAGAAGAAGCAACTACCTTGGAACTAGAAGATATCAGACCAACCATGCCAGGCATGGGCCTCATGCTCATTCCGTGGTCATTATCAAGTACCTAAAAGCAGTGAAGACAATGGTTAATTATAATACCCTAAAGACGCAATAAGGTGAAAGGGTCATTGAAGCACTCCACCTGCACTTTTCTAGTTTTAACCATCGACTTTTGTGTTCTTTCACGGCATAACTTCGCGTAGTTTAATAAGTTATCCTTGTGAGGTTCCATGTCGAATTTATGCTCGACTTTTCCTTCGCATGAGAGTTTTCCTGCAACAAACAGAGGTTATGCTTCAGTCATATTTAAAACTAATAAGTGCCATTGTGCCACTGCAAGAGAACCAAGAACCACAGAGCTGCTAGTAAGTGCAAACTTTTCAATCATGTTACAGGCAGTAACCTGCCAATGGTAACCTGTTACCGGTGTAGGCCAACTGAAGTTAGCAGTTGGGGGTTTCAATGTTGCTTAGTGAGCTATATGAATCTAGAAGCAGCTCAGCAAGTTAAGCTTTAGACAGCACCACATATGACAGTAGTCTCCCTATTTTTCTGAAATAACTGAAAGGATGTATCAATGTGCATAAATTATGCAAGATTGCTCAGGGAGCACGGTGAACATTGAtatctcatactccctccgttccgaattacttgtcgcagatatggatgtatctagatgtattttagttctagatacatccatttctgcgacgagtaatttggaacggagggagtacatttcaaATTTACAGAGTGAAAACAGAACATCACTGCAGAGAGAAGATTGCATGGAAAAACAACCCAAAACTACGCCACATTTGATGGCAATATTTATTGAGATTTGGGGAATCGAAGGCACTATGCACTCAGTGATCACACATCAATTAAGTAAAATGTCCCCACAGACTAAAGCATCTGATCACCTAACAGAACACTGGCCAAACCAAAATACATTAATTCTATATGAACcaaagtactccctccttcccataatgtaagacgtttttgcaagctatgttagcttgaaaaagcgtcttatattatgggacggagggagtacatgctagaCATGAATTACATGTCAAGAAAATACTAATCTTGGAAACAAATGCAATCACCACCGAGacacctactactactactagtagtagtagtagtagtagtagtagattccAAATCCTGAAACTTGTGGGTTTAGAATATTCAAGCAGACACAATAGCCAATATAGACAAATATACGAAGAATAAGGTCGAAAGTTAATGTATAAGTAACTGTGTGGATTCATTTCTCATGAGTACAGTGCAAAAGGTTTGGGACTGAAACCATTTGCAGAACTTAACAAGTTCATATCGACAACTACGAATGTATAGATAAAACATTTGAAGCTCGTGCGTCTAGCTCTCTTCTAAAAAAATGCAGCATGTGCGGAATATTAGAAAAATGACACATCACAGAATTATAGTTCAGCACATTTAAATGTTTCCACAAGATAACTGTTGCATATAAAATCAAAATCTGTGCTAAACCAAAAGTACATGGGCAGAACCAAAGTGCAAACCCAAACCAAGTACATCAGTCAGGATAACGGAATATCCAGGGCAGCAAGATACACAAATAAGAAAAACATTCACGCATGCACTAGAATGATAACGAGCAGGGAATTTGTTTCATACCTTGATTAGTCTCAGAGAAAACACACATGGGTACAAAATCCTTGAACATATTCAAGGAGTAACTCTTTGGTAGATTGCAAGTGCTGGCTACACTAGTTTGAGACATCTCCATCTTGAACTGCCATTCCAAATAacaagttgtaagaaaaataagcaCCACAAGCAAGAAATAATGAGTATGATACAGACATAGAATGAGTGATAATTAACAGTTGGGACAGCAGTATGCCATGCAGTTCTTCAAATGAATATCTTCAGTGCACTAAGTTCAATCTGCACAAGAGTTTTATGCTCTTCATTCATGGTGTAATGTAGAATACATCGATTACTTAATTAACTCATGCAGAATGTATTTTCTCTTCCACCTACCAAATCAATCCTAGCATAAGAGATTACCATTTACCCATCCACTTCATCATCTATTAACAAACTATATGCTGCAGTTCAACCATCCTTCACCAAGCTTGTTCCTAGCCTACCTTGCGGACTCAAATAAATCCCGAAATTATATACAGAAGACGGGTTGTTGTTCATGAGCACAATTGTCTCCATCACAGTTTATATTCTCATCAAGCACCTAATGCTACCTGATTAAAACAAGCATCTAAATGTGTTCAACCATATCATCAGCAACTACACAGCTCCCGTACCAACCCATTGGTTGTGCAGTTCAATCGAGGCGACTCTAACCAACAAATCCGCGCACCAATCAGAAGCACGGGGGACAAGGGGAACAGCGGGGTCCTTGCCTGGAGGGAGGGCTCGGCGGAGCTGAGGGGGTCGAGGGACAGCACGACCTTGGCGACGACCGGGTTAGGGTTAgcatcgccggaggaggaggaggcgccctgcCAGGCCTGGGAGACGACGGGGGGGCACTTCATGAGCCACACGGAGCGGTCCGCCCGCGCCGTCTCCAGGTACTTGGCCTCGTCGCCCATCCCTGCGCCGGCCAGCCGCCGCGGGTGGTCTCGTGGTTTGGGGGATCGTTTGGTGGCGGCGCTAGGGCGACCGGGGGGAGCGGCGCGTGATCTGACGCGGCGGAAGACGGGGAGAGAGACTAGTCTAGAGAGGCACGTGCGGATCGCGTGACCGCGAGACGAGTAAGAGCAGAGACATTATTATCGATAAATAAAAGCACGTCTGGCTTATTTCAGAGGAGGTCTCCTTTTCCTTCTAcataattattttattttattttattggaaGATCCGGCTTTGGCTGGCTTAATTGATTTAGAAGGAAGCATACGGGAAACATGTGGAGATCAAGTGATCATGATAAAAAGGAAAAGCTCACAGGAGCAGAGAGAAAAACAAAAGGCAGCGTCGAGAGACGCCCAGCACAGGGTCACTCCCTCACATGTGCGTCCCCGAATGGAGGCTCTAGGCATGCGGCACCAGCAGACCTCCAAGACTGAAGATCAAACCTAATGGCTTGAAGCACATTATCAGTCTGTGCCGTTTTCCCTCTGAAAACGTATGCGTTCCGCTCCTTCCAGATGTGCCAAGCCCCCAGCATGGCCATCGATTTGGCTCCCCTCCTCTGGCCGGCCGGCATGCGGCTGATCATCGACTGGCAATGCTGTAGAGAATTGTGGGCAGGCCGCCGGCTTGAGCCCAGCGCCTCGCAGCCGCTCCATGTGGCAACGGTGCTCCACACCATCCTGGAGAAGGGGCAGTCCCAGATGAGATGCAGCGAAGATTCAAGACGTCTCAAGCAGAGGCCGCAGAAGTAGCCGTTTGGCCACCCCCTCCTCTGCAATCTGTCATTACACCAGACTCTGTTGTTGTATAGCAGCCATGCAAACATCTTGACGATGCCCGGCGCCCAGCCTTTCCAGATGACGATGTCGTGGCCTGTGCTCAGAGTGTCCTTAAAGAACATCTTGTACGCCGCCCCGGCCTAGTATGAGCTCCCTCCTCCTGCAGTCCAGGTGATCTGGTCCGAAATTGATTTTTTGATCACAACAATAGCTACGATAACATGTCATGGTTTAATGACAATATATAAACCGAAATTTCGGTGAACACCCTTCGGGCTAACCGATGTGTCATTAGTGTTtgtattatttctggatttatttaagcCTTTCGGTGATATTCGTTTAGTGAGAGGTGAGGTTTCCGTCGACTGCGAAATGTCTGTAGTG
The sequence above is a segment of the Triticum dicoccoides isolate Atlit2015 ecotype Zavitan chromosome 1A, WEW_v2.0, whole genome shotgun sequence genome. Coding sequences within it:
- the LOC119286204 gene encoding general transcription factor IIF subunit 2-like: MGDEAKYLETARADRSVWLMKCPPVVSQAWQGASSSSGDANPNPVVAKVVLSLDPLSSAEPSLQFKMEMSQTSVASTCNLPKSYSLNMFKDFVPMCVFSETNQGKLSCEGKVEHKFDMEPHKDNLLNYAKLCRERTQKSMVKTRKVQVLDNDHGMSMRPMPGMVGLISSSSKEKRKPTPTKPSDVKRTRRDRRELENIIFKLFEKQPNWALKALVQETDQPEQFLKEILNDLCMYNKRGPNQGTHELKPEYKKSSEDAAGAP